A window of the Tursiops truncatus isolate mTurTru1 chromosome 14, mTurTru1.mat.Y, whole genome shotgun sequence genome harbors these coding sequences:
- the ANKRD23 gene encoding LOW QUALITY PROTEIN: ankyrin repeat domain-containing protein 23 (The sequence of the model RefSeq protein was modified relative to this genomic sequence to represent the inferred CDS: inserted 1 base in 1 codon; deleted 1 base in 1 codon; substituted 2 bases at 2 genomic stop codons): protein MWKHLSPSDLGTSHFTHLSGILIFFFCLAARRILIPLTRDQTRAPCSGSTVLTTGPPGKSPASSSLKVEVTTVGLPQSPHGGSLLLRISDAACRCPRPRTLEERSLCGRQWSPELKSCLFSSVSPHSPPGKWRESKGTNWDVDTECLILEAEARERQELDEERRHERFSSPRANLESLADLETLVRRKRGKRLKRRVPARAPEPEVKPQPLAQLEPVDLEKFLQAAAENQEALTDKYLTDGGDPSAHDKLHRTAWHWTCPKGHSQLVNKLLEAGATVDARDLPDRTPVFWACRGGHLDILKQLLNRGARVNARDQGRIWGTPLHMAVXHRDCLQHLVTCRACADAQDKEGDTALHEAVQPGHCRALKVLLLSGAGLGVRMRXASVTPVXLAQDWQSRIWEALQAHVVHPHTRCRQQPILRATRSHHSIPSSPPPCHSRVSPACSSLGHGHDSPLRADSSPPDSHVRPASPASCPRLSQSPPGRELGADAEDPGVAGGCRKQSGSRRGAVEERGGPGQSSTGTASSSLGPVPGLLGAHWSPVQEVARLCPPSGRSCHQVVTRCMASSRCPWVQVSPGASVPGRLEGAAGWL from the exons ATGTGGAAACATCTCTCc CCAAGTGACCTTGGTACAAGTCACTTTACCCATCTGTCCGgcatcctcattttctttttttgcctcgcggcacgcaggatcttaattcccctgaccagggatcaaacccgtgccccctgcagtggaagcacagtcttaaccactggaccgccagggaagtcccctgcgtCCTCATCTCTTAAGGTGGAAGTGACTACAGTGGGGCTGCCTCAGAGTCCACATGGGG GAAGTCTTCTGCTGAGAATTTCTGATGCAGCCTGTCGGTGCCCCCGCCCTCGAACGTTGGAGGAGAGGAGTCTGTGTGGCAGGCAGTGGAGTCCAGAGCTGAAGTCCTGCTTGTTCTCGTCGGTTTCCCCTCACTCTCCTCCAG GTAAGTGGAGAGAGTCGAAAGGAACGAATTGGGACGTGGACACGGAGTGTCTGATCCTGGAGGCCGAGGCCCGGGAGAGGCAGGAACTGGACGAGGAGAGGAGA CATGAAAGATTCAGCAGTCCCAGAGCTAACTTGGAGAGCCTGGCTGACCTGGAAACGTTGGTTCGAAGA AAGAGAGGAAAGCGACTGAAACGCAGAGTCCCCGCCAGGGCACCCGAGCCTGAGGTCAAG CCACAGCCCCTGGCCCAGCTGGAGCCCGTGGACCTGGAGAAATTCCTGCAGGCAGCTGCTGAGAACCAGGAGGCCCTGACTGACAAGTACCTGACAGATGGAGGGGACCCCAGTGCCCACGACAAG CTCCACCGCACGGCCTGGCACTGGACCTGTCCGAAGGGTCACAGCCAGCTCGTGAACAAGCTGCTGGAGGCGGGTGCCACCGTGGACGCTCGGGACTTG CCGGACAGGACCCCTGTGTTCTGGGCCTGCCGCGGAGGGCACCTGGACATCCTCAAACAGCTGCTTAACCGGGGTGCCCGGGTCAATGCCCGGGACCAGGGGAGG ATCTGGGGCACGCCCCTGCACATGGCCG CACACCGCGACTGCCTGCAGCACCTCGTCACCTGCAGGGCCTGCGCTGACGCACAGGACAAG GAAGGGGACACGGCTCTACACGAGGCAGTGCAGCCCGGCCACTGCAGAGCCCTGAAGGTGCTGCTGCTCTCCGGGGCCGGGCTGGGCGTGAGAATGCGGTGA GCTTCAGTGACCCCAGTGTAGCTGGCCCAGGACTGGCAGTCGCGCATCTGGGAAGCACTTCAGGCCCACGTGGTGCACCCCCATACCCGGTGCCGACAACAGCCGATCCTCAGGGCCACTCGCAGCCACCATTCCATCCCGTCATCTCCGCCCCCGTGCCACTCACGTGTCTCACCCGCCTGCTCCTCCCTCGGTCACGGTCACGACTCCCCGCTCAGGGCTGATTCCTCGCCTCCAGACAGCCATGTCAGACCAGCCTCCCCGGCTTCCTGTCCCAGGCTGAGCCAGTCCCCACCAGGGCGCGAGCTGGGGGCTGACGCAGAGGACCCGGGGGTGGCAGGCGGGTGCAGGAAACAAAGTGGGTCCAGACGAGGGGCAGTGGAGGAGCGTGGGGGCCCAGGGCAGAGCAGCACGGGAACAGCCTCGAGCTCCCTGGGGCCGGTGCCAGGGCTCCTTGGTGCCCACTGGTCCCCGGTCCAGGAGGTGGCTAGGCTCTGCCCTCCATCAGGGCGCTCCTGCCACCAGGTGGTGACTCGGTGCATGGCCAGCAGCAGATGCCCTTGGGTGCAGGTTTCTCCAGGGGCCTCCGTGCCTGGCCGTCTGGAGGGGGCTGCTGGATGGCTTTGA
- the ANKRD39 gene encoding ankyrin repeat domain-containing protein 39 gives MAVPRPCAEGPCCSRPSAAPGVQQTLDEMDFERGIWSAALNGDLGRVKYLIQKAADPSQPDSAGYTALHYASRNGHYAVCQFLLESGAKCDAQTHGGATALHRASYCGHTDIARLLLSHGSNPRLVDDDGMTSLHKAAEKGHVDICSLLLQHSPALKAIRDRKARLACDLLPCNSDLRDLLAS, from the exons ATGGCGGTGCCGCGGCCCTGCGCCGAAGGCCCTTGCTGTTCCCGGCCCAGCGCGGCTCCCGGCGTGCAGCAGACGCTGGACGAGATGGACTTCGAGAGGG GAATCTGGTCTGCAGCCCTGAACGGGGACCTGGGCCGAGTGAAGTATTTAATTCAGAAGGCAGCGGACCCCAGCCAGCCCGACTCCGCCGGCTACACGGCTCTG CACTATGCCAGCCGCAACGGGCACTATGCCGTGTGCCAGTTCCTGCTGGAGAGCGGGGCCAAGTGTGATGCCCAGACCCACGGGGGAGCCACCGCTCTGCACCGGGCCAGCTACTGTGGGCACACGGACATCGCCCGGCTCCTGCTGTCGCACGGCTCCAATCCCAGGCTGGTGGACGACGACGGCATGACCAGTCTGCACAAG GCCGCCGAGAAGGGTCACGTGGACATTTGCTCCCTCCTCTTGCAACACAGCCCAGCCCTGAAGGCCATCCGGGACCGGAAGGCACGACTCGCCTGTGACCTGCTGCCCTGCAACAGCGACCTGCGGGACCTGCTGGCCAGCTGA
- the SEMA4C gene encoding semaphorin-4C isoform X2: protein MLWDRISLPRPPGRAPAPLGRRAVLESQAPEPRRPVPGWSASPAAAGAPSAARRSGWARVGGAPPGARTPLHTPTSGAAPGRSCGGRALERAAGSGPGLGAAGLELSARACAMAMHWAVWLLAVGLWGLGIGAEVWWNLVPRKTVSSGELATVVRRFSQTGIQDFLTLTLTEQTGLLYVGAREALFAFSVEALELQGVISWEAPAEKKAECTQKGKSNQTECFNFIRFLQPYNASHLYVCGTYAFQPKCTYIDMLTFTLERGEFEDGKGKCPYDPVKGHTGLLVDGELYSATLNNFLGTEPVILRIMGPHHAMKTEYLAFWLNEPHFVGSAYIPESLGSFTGDDDKVYFFFSERAVEYDCYAEQVVARVARVCKGDVGGARTLQRKWTTFLKARLVCSAPDWQLYFNQLQALHTLQDASWHNTTFFGVFRARWGDMDLSAVCEYKLEEIQRVFEGPYKEYHEQAQKWGRYTDPVPSPRPGSCINNWHRRHGYTSSLELPDNTLNFIKKHPLMEEQVGPRWGRPLLVKKDANFTQLVADRVTGLDGATCTVLFIGTGDGWLLKAVSLGPWVHLIEELQVFDQEPVESLVLSRSKKLLFAGSRSQLVQLPLADCVKYRSCADCVLARDPYCAWSVNTSRCTAVGGHSGSLLIQHVTVSDTSSICNFRGSKKVRLTPKNITVVAGTDLVLPCRLSSNLAHARWTFGGRELPAEQPGSFLYDARLQALVVMAAQPRHAGAYHCFSEEQGARLAAEGYLVAVVAGPSVTLEARAPLESLGLVWLAVVALGAVCLVLLLLVLSLRRRLREELEKGAKAAERTLVYPLELPKEPTSPPFRPGPETDEKLWDPVGYYYSDGSLKIVPGHARCQPGGGPPSPPPGIPGQPLPSPTRLHLGGGRNSNANGYVRLQLGGEDRGSLGHPLPELADELRRKLQQRQQLPDSNPEESSV from the exons ATGTTGTGGGATCGGATTTCCCTGCCGCGGCCCCCCGGCCGCGCGCCCGCTCCGCTGGGGAGGCGGGCTGTCCTGGAAAGCCAGGCTCCTGAGCCGCGCCGCCCAGTCCCCGGCTGGAGCGCTAGCCCTGCAGCCGCGGGGGCGCCGTCCGCGGCCCGCCGCTCTGGGTGGGCAAGGGTGGGGGGCGCGCCGCCAGGAGCCCGCACCCCTCTACACACCCCCACCTCCGGGGCTGCTCCGGGGAGGAGCTGTGGCGGCAGAGCCTTGGAGCGCGCCGCGGGGTCCGGCCCGGGCCTGGG GGCAGCTGGCCTGGAGCTAAGCGCCAGGGCGTGTGCCATGGCCATGCACTGGGCCGTCTGGCTGCTGGCAGTGGGACTGTGGGGCCTGGGCATTGGGGCTGAGGTGTGGTGGAACCTGGTGCCCCGGAAGACGGTATCTTCTGGGG AGCTGGCCACGGTGGTGCGGCGCTTCTCCCAGACGGGCATCCAGGACTTTCTGACGCTGACCTTGACCGAGCAGACCGGGCTCCTGTACGTAGGGGCCCGGGAGGCCCTGTTTGCCTTCAGCGTGGAGGCTCTGGAGCTGCAGGGAGTG atcTCATGGGAGGCGCCAGCTGAGAAGAAGGCGGAGTGCACCCAGAAAGGGAAGAGTAACCAG ACGGAGTGTTTCAACTTCATCCGCTTCCTGCAGCCGTATAACGCATCCCACCTGTATGTCTGTGGTACCTACGCCTTCCAGCCCAAGTGCACCTACATT GACATGCTCACCTTCACCCTGGAGCGTGGCGAGTTCGAAGATGGCAAGGGGAAGTGTCCCTATGACCCAGTTAAGGGCCACACCGGCCTCCTTGTGG ACGGGGAGCTGTACTCGGCCACGCTCAACAACTTCCTGGGCACGGAGCCCGTCATCCTGCGGATCATGGGGCCGCACCACGCCATGAAGACGGAGTACCTGGCCTTCTGGCTCAACG AACCGCATTTCGTGGGCTCCGCCTACATCCCGGAGAGCTTGGGCAGCTTCACGGGGGACGACGACAAGGTGTACTTCTTCTTCAGCGAACGCGCCGTGGAATACGACTGCTACGCCGAGCAGGTGGTGGCCCGCGTGGCCCGAGTCTGCAAG GGTGACGTGGGGGGCGCGCGGACGCTGCAGAGGAAGTGGACCACGTTCCTGAAGGCGCGGCTGGTGTGCTCCGCGCCTGACTGGCAGCTCTACTTCAACCAGCTGCAGGCGCTGCATACCCTGCAGGACGCCTCCTGGCACAACACCACCTTCTTCGGGGTTTTTCGGGCACGGTG GGGCGACATGGACCTGTCAGCAGTCTGTGAGTACAAGTTGGAAGAGATCCAGAGGGTGTTCGAGGGGCCCTACAAGGAGTACCATGAGCAAGCCCAAAAGTGGGGCCGCTACACCGACCCGGTACCCAGCCCGCGGCCCGGCTCG tgCATCAACAACTGGCACCGGCGCCACGGCTACACCAGTTCCCTGGAGCTGCCCGACAACACCCTCAACTTCATCAAGAAGCACCCGCTGATGGAGGAGCAGGTGGGGCCTCGGTGGGGCCGGCCCCTGCTGGTGAAGAAAGACGCCAACTTCACCCAGCTGGTGGCCGACCGGGTCACGGGGCTCGATGGAGCCACCTGTACAGTGCTGTTCATCGGCACAG gAGATGGCTGGCTGCTCAAGGCCGTGAGCCTGGGGCCCTGGGTCCACCTGATTGAGGAGCTGCAGGTGTTTGACCAGGAGCCAGTGGAAAGCCTGGTCCTGTCCCGGAGCAAG AAGCTGCTCTTTGCGGGCTCCCGCTCCCAGCTGGTCCAGCTGCCCCTGGCCGACTGCGTGAAGTACCGCTCCTGCGCTGACTGCGTGCTCGCTCGGGACCCCTACTGCGCCTGGAGCGTCAACACCAGCCGCTGCACGGCCGTGGGCGGCCACTCCGG GTCCCTGCTGATCCAGCACgtgacagtctcagacacctcaaGCATCTGTAACTTCCGGGGCAGTAAGAAAG TCAGGCTCACGCCCAAAAACATCACGGTGGTGGCAGGCACAGACCTGGTGCTGCCCTGCCGCCTCTCCTCCAACCTCGCCCATGCCCGCTGGACCTTTGGGGGCCGGGAGCTGCCTGCAGAGCAGCCCGGCTCCTTCCTCTACGACGCCCGGCTGCAGGCCCTGGTGGTGATGGCCGCCCAGCCCCGCCACGCCGGGGCCTACCACTGCTTCTCGGAGGAGCAGGGGGCCCGGCTGGCTGCCGAAGGCTACCTGGTAGCAGTGGTGGCGGGCCCGTCAGTGACCCTGGAGGCCCGGGCCCCCCTGGAGAGCCTGGGGCTGGTGTGGCTGGCCGTGGTGGCCCTGGGGGCCGTGTGCcttgtgctgctgctgctggttctGTCCCTGCGCCGGCGGCTGCGGGAGGAGCTGGAGAAGGGCGCCAAGGCAGCCGAGAGGACCCTGGTGTACCCTCTGGAGCTGCCCAAGGAGCCCACCAGTCCCCCCTTCCGGCCCGGCCCCGAGACGGACGAGAAACTCTGGGACCCCGTGGGCTACTACTACTCGGACGGCTCCCTCAAGATCGTTCCTGGACACGCCCGGTGCCAGCCCGGCGGCGGGCCCCCCTCGCCGCCTCCTGGCATCCCCGGCCAGCCCCTGCCTTCTCCAACTCGGCTCCACCTGGGGGGCGGGCGGAACTCCAATGCCAACGGATACGTGCGCTTACAGCTGGGAGGGGAGGACCGGGGCAGCCTCGGGCACCCGCTGCCCGAGCTCGCCGACGAGCTGAGACGCAAACTGCAGCAGCGCCAGCAGCTGCCGGACTCCAACCCCGAGGAGTCCTCGGTGTGA
- the SEMA4C gene encoding semaphorin-4C isoform X3 yields MAMHWAVWLLAVGLWGLGIGAEVWWNLVPRKTVSSGELATVVRRFSQTGIQDFLTLTLTEQTGLLYVGAREALFAFSVEALELQGVISWEAPAEKKAECTQKGKSNQTECFNFIRFLQPYNASHLYVCGTYAFQPKCTYIDMLTFTLERGEFEDGKGKCPYDPVKGHTGLLVDGELYSATLNNFLGTEPVILRIMGPHHAMKTEYLAFWLNEPHFVGSAYIPESLGSFTGDDDKVYFFFSERAVEYDCYAEQVVARVARVCKGDVGGARTLQRKWTTFLKARLVCSAPDWQLYFNQLQALHTLQDASWHNTTFFGVFRARWGDMDLSAVCEYKLEEIQRVFEGPYKEYHEQAQKWGRYTDPVPSPRPGSCINNWHRRHGYTSSLELPDNTLNFIKKHPLMEEQVGPRWGRPLLVKKDANFTQLVADRVTGLDGATCTVLFIGTGDGWLLKAVSLGPWVHLIEELQVFDQEPVESLVLSRSKKLLFAGSRSQLVQLPLADCVKYRSCADCVLARDPYCAWSVNTSRCTAVGGHSGSLLIQHVTVSDTSSICNFRGSKKVRLTPKNITVVAGTDLVLPCRLSSNLAHARWTFGGRELPAEQPGSFLYDARLQALVVMAAQPRHAGAYHCFSEEQGARLAAEGYLVAVVAGPSVTLEARAPLESLGLVWLAVVALGAVCLVLLLLVLSLRRRLREELEKGAKAAERTLVYPLELPKEPTSPPFRPGPETDEKLWDPVGYYYSDGSLKIVPGHARCQPGGGPPSPPPGIPGQPLPSPTRLHLGGGRNSNANGYVRLQLGGEDRGSLGHPLPELADELRRKLQQRQQLPDSNPEESSV; encoded by the exons ATGGCCATGCACTGGGCCGTCTGGCTGCTGGCAGTGGGACTGTGGGGCCTGGGCATTGGGGCTGAGGTGTGGTGGAACCTGGTGCCCCGGAAGACGGTATCTTCTGGGG AGCTGGCCACGGTGGTGCGGCGCTTCTCCCAGACGGGCATCCAGGACTTTCTGACGCTGACCTTGACCGAGCAGACCGGGCTCCTGTACGTAGGGGCCCGGGAGGCCCTGTTTGCCTTCAGCGTGGAGGCTCTGGAGCTGCAGGGAGTG atcTCATGGGAGGCGCCAGCTGAGAAGAAGGCGGAGTGCACCCAGAAAGGGAAGAGTAACCAG ACGGAGTGTTTCAACTTCATCCGCTTCCTGCAGCCGTATAACGCATCCCACCTGTATGTCTGTGGTACCTACGCCTTCCAGCCCAAGTGCACCTACATT GACATGCTCACCTTCACCCTGGAGCGTGGCGAGTTCGAAGATGGCAAGGGGAAGTGTCCCTATGACCCAGTTAAGGGCCACACCGGCCTCCTTGTGG ACGGGGAGCTGTACTCGGCCACGCTCAACAACTTCCTGGGCACGGAGCCCGTCATCCTGCGGATCATGGGGCCGCACCACGCCATGAAGACGGAGTACCTGGCCTTCTGGCTCAACG AACCGCATTTCGTGGGCTCCGCCTACATCCCGGAGAGCTTGGGCAGCTTCACGGGGGACGACGACAAGGTGTACTTCTTCTTCAGCGAACGCGCCGTGGAATACGACTGCTACGCCGAGCAGGTGGTGGCCCGCGTGGCCCGAGTCTGCAAG GGTGACGTGGGGGGCGCGCGGACGCTGCAGAGGAAGTGGACCACGTTCCTGAAGGCGCGGCTGGTGTGCTCCGCGCCTGACTGGCAGCTCTACTTCAACCAGCTGCAGGCGCTGCATACCCTGCAGGACGCCTCCTGGCACAACACCACCTTCTTCGGGGTTTTTCGGGCACGGTG GGGCGACATGGACCTGTCAGCAGTCTGTGAGTACAAGTTGGAAGAGATCCAGAGGGTGTTCGAGGGGCCCTACAAGGAGTACCATGAGCAAGCCCAAAAGTGGGGCCGCTACACCGACCCGGTACCCAGCCCGCGGCCCGGCTCG tgCATCAACAACTGGCACCGGCGCCACGGCTACACCAGTTCCCTGGAGCTGCCCGACAACACCCTCAACTTCATCAAGAAGCACCCGCTGATGGAGGAGCAGGTGGGGCCTCGGTGGGGCCGGCCCCTGCTGGTGAAGAAAGACGCCAACTTCACCCAGCTGGTGGCCGACCGGGTCACGGGGCTCGATGGAGCCACCTGTACAGTGCTGTTCATCGGCACAG gAGATGGCTGGCTGCTCAAGGCCGTGAGCCTGGGGCCCTGGGTCCACCTGATTGAGGAGCTGCAGGTGTTTGACCAGGAGCCAGTGGAAAGCCTGGTCCTGTCCCGGAGCAAG AAGCTGCTCTTTGCGGGCTCCCGCTCCCAGCTGGTCCAGCTGCCCCTGGCCGACTGCGTGAAGTACCGCTCCTGCGCTGACTGCGTGCTCGCTCGGGACCCCTACTGCGCCTGGAGCGTCAACACCAGCCGCTGCACGGCCGTGGGCGGCCACTCCGG GTCCCTGCTGATCCAGCACgtgacagtctcagacacctcaaGCATCTGTAACTTCCGGGGCAGTAAGAAAG TCAGGCTCACGCCCAAAAACATCACGGTGGTGGCAGGCACAGACCTGGTGCTGCCCTGCCGCCTCTCCTCCAACCTCGCCCATGCCCGCTGGACCTTTGGGGGCCGGGAGCTGCCTGCAGAGCAGCCCGGCTCCTTCCTCTACGACGCCCGGCTGCAGGCCCTGGTGGTGATGGCCGCCCAGCCCCGCCACGCCGGGGCCTACCACTGCTTCTCGGAGGAGCAGGGGGCCCGGCTGGCTGCCGAAGGCTACCTGGTAGCAGTGGTGGCGGGCCCGTCAGTGACCCTGGAGGCCCGGGCCCCCCTGGAGAGCCTGGGGCTGGTGTGGCTGGCCGTGGTGGCCCTGGGGGCCGTGTGCcttgtgctgctgctgctggttctGTCCCTGCGCCGGCGGCTGCGGGAGGAGCTGGAGAAGGGCGCCAAGGCAGCCGAGAGGACCCTGGTGTACCCTCTGGAGCTGCCCAAGGAGCCCACCAGTCCCCCCTTCCGGCCCGGCCCCGAGACGGACGAGAAACTCTGGGACCCCGTGGGCTACTACTACTCGGACGGCTCCCTCAAGATCGTTCCTGGACACGCCCGGTGCCAGCCCGGCGGCGGGCCCCCCTCGCCGCCTCCTGGCATCCCCGGCCAGCCCCTGCCTTCTCCAACTCGGCTCCACCTGGGGGGCGGGCGGAACTCCAATGCCAACGGATACGTGCGCTTACAGCTGGGAGGGGAGGACCGGGGCAGCCTCGGGCACCCGCTGCCCGAGCTCGCCGACGAGCTGAGACGCAAACTGCAGCAGCGCCAGCAGCTGCCGGACTCCAACCCCGAGGAGTCCTCGGTGTGA
- the SEMA4C gene encoding semaphorin-4C isoform X1: protein MLWDRISLPRPPGRAPAPLGRRAVLESQAPEPRRPVPGWSASPAAAGAPSAARRSGWARVGGAPPGARTPLHTPTSGAAPGRSCGGRALERAAGSGPGLGRAAGLELSARACAMAMHWAVWLLAVGLWGLGIGAEVWWNLVPRKTVSSGELATVVRRFSQTGIQDFLTLTLTEQTGLLYVGAREALFAFSVEALELQGVISWEAPAEKKAECTQKGKSNQTECFNFIRFLQPYNASHLYVCGTYAFQPKCTYIDMLTFTLERGEFEDGKGKCPYDPVKGHTGLLVDGELYSATLNNFLGTEPVILRIMGPHHAMKTEYLAFWLNEPHFVGSAYIPESLGSFTGDDDKVYFFFSERAVEYDCYAEQVVARVARVCKGDVGGARTLQRKWTTFLKARLVCSAPDWQLYFNQLQALHTLQDASWHNTTFFGVFRARWGDMDLSAVCEYKLEEIQRVFEGPYKEYHEQAQKWGRYTDPVPSPRPGSCINNWHRRHGYTSSLELPDNTLNFIKKHPLMEEQVGPRWGRPLLVKKDANFTQLVADRVTGLDGATCTVLFIGTGDGWLLKAVSLGPWVHLIEELQVFDQEPVESLVLSRSKKLLFAGSRSQLVQLPLADCVKYRSCADCVLARDPYCAWSVNTSRCTAVGGHSGSLLIQHVTVSDTSSICNFRGSKKVRLTPKNITVVAGTDLVLPCRLSSNLAHARWTFGGRELPAEQPGSFLYDARLQALVVMAAQPRHAGAYHCFSEEQGARLAAEGYLVAVVAGPSVTLEARAPLESLGLVWLAVVALGAVCLVLLLLVLSLRRRLREELEKGAKAAERTLVYPLELPKEPTSPPFRPGPETDEKLWDPVGYYYSDGSLKIVPGHARCQPGGGPPSPPPGIPGQPLPSPTRLHLGGGRNSNANGYVRLQLGGEDRGSLGHPLPELADELRRKLQQRQQLPDSNPEESSV from the exons ATGTTGTGGGATCGGATTTCCCTGCCGCGGCCCCCCGGCCGCGCGCCCGCTCCGCTGGGGAGGCGGGCTGTCCTGGAAAGCCAGGCTCCTGAGCCGCGCCGCCCAGTCCCCGGCTGGAGCGCTAGCCCTGCAGCCGCGGGGGCGCCGTCCGCGGCCCGCCGCTCTGGGTGGGCAAGGGTGGGGGGCGCGCCGCCAGGAGCCCGCACCCCTCTACACACCCCCACCTCCGGGGCTGCTCCGGGGAGGAGCTGTGGCGGCAGAGCCTTGGAGCGCGCCGCGGGGTCCGGCCCGGGCCTGGG CAGGGCAGCTGGCCTGGAGCTAAGCGCCAGGGCGTGTGCCATGGCCATGCACTGGGCCGTCTGGCTGCTGGCAGTGGGACTGTGGGGCCTGGGCATTGGGGCTGAGGTGTGGTGGAACCTGGTGCCCCGGAAGACGGTATCTTCTGGGG AGCTGGCCACGGTGGTGCGGCGCTTCTCCCAGACGGGCATCCAGGACTTTCTGACGCTGACCTTGACCGAGCAGACCGGGCTCCTGTACGTAGGGGCCCGGGAGGCCCTGTTTGCCTTCAGCGTGGAGGCTCTGGAGCTGCAGGGAGTG atcTCATGGGAGGCGCCAGCTGAGAAGAAGGCGGAGTGCACCCAGAAAGGGAAGAGTAACCAG ACGGAGTGTTTCAACTTCATCCGCTTCCTGCAGCCGTATAACGCATCCCACCTGTATGTCTGTGGTACCTACGCCTTCCAGCCCAAGTGCACCTACATT GACATGCTCACCTTCACCCTGGAGCGTGGCGAGTTCGAAGATGGCAAGGGGAAGTGTCCCTATGACCCAGTTAAGGGCCACACCGGCCTCCTTGTGG ACGGGGAGCTGTACTCGGCCACGCTCAACAACTTCCTGGGCACGGAGCCCGTCATCCTGCGGATCATGGGGCCGCACCACGCCATGAAGACGGAGTACCTGGCCTTCTGGCTCAACG AACCGCATTTCGTGGGCTCCGCCTACATCCCGGAGAGCTTGGGCAGCTTCACGGGGGACGACGACAAGGTGTACTTCTTCTTCAGCGAACGCGCCGTGGAATACGACTGCTACGCCGAGCAGGTGGTGGCCCGCGTGGCCCGAGTCTGCAAG GGTGACGTGGGGGGCGCGCGGACGCTGCAGAGGAAGTGGACCACGTTCCTGAAGGCGCGGCTGGTGTGCTCCGCGCCTGACTGGCAGCTCTACTTCAACCAGCTGCAGGCGCTGCATACCCTGCAGGACGCCTCCTGGCACAACACCACCTTCTTCGGGGTTTTTCGGGCACGGTG GGGCGACATGGACCTGTCAGCAGTCTGTGAGTACAAGTTGGAAGAGATCCAGAGGGTGTTCGAGGGGCCCTACAAGGAGTACCATGAGCAAGCCCAAAAGTGGGGCCGCTACACCGACCCGGTACCCAGCCCGCGGCCCGGCTCG tgCATCAACAACTGGCACCGGCGCCACGGCTACACCAGTTCCCTGGAGCTGCCCGACAACACCCTCAACTTCATCAAGAAGCACCCGCTGATGGAGGAGCAGGTGGGGCCTCGGTGGGGCCGGCCCCTGCTGGTGAAGAAAGACGCCAACTTCACCCAGCTGGTGGCCGACCGGGTCACGGGGCTCGATGGAGCCACCTGTACAGTGCTGTTCATCGGCACAG gAGATGGCTGGCTGCTCAAGGCCGTGAGCCTGGGGCCCTGGGTCCACCTGATTGAGGAGCTGCAGGTGTTTGACCAGGAGCCAGTGGAAAGCCTGGTCCTGTCCCGGAGCAAG AAGCTGCTCTTTGCGGGCTCCCGCTCCCAGCTGGTCCAGCTGCCCCTGGCCGACTGCGTGAAGTACCGCTCCTGCGCTGACTGCGTGCTCGCTCGGGACCCCTACTGCGCCTGGAGCGTCAACACCAGCCGCTGCACGGCCGTGGGCGGCCACTCCGG GTCCCTGCTGATCCAGCACgtgacagtctcagacacctcaaGCATCTGTAACTTCCGGGGCAGTAAGAAAG TCAGGCTCACGCCCAAAAACATCACGGTGGTGGCAGGCACAGACCTGGTGCTGCCCTGCCGCCTCTCCTCCAACCTCGCCCATGCCCGCTGGACCTTTGGGGGCCGGGAGCTGCCTGCAGAGCAGCCCGGCTCCTTCCTCTACGACGCCCGGCTGCAGGCCCTGGTGGTGATGGCCGCCCAGCCCCGCCACGCCGGGGCCTACCACTGCTTCTCGGAGGAGCAGGGGGCCCGGCTGGCTGCCGAAGGCTACCTGGTAGCAGTGGTGGCGGGCCCGTCAGTGACCCTGGAGGCCCGGGCCCCCCTGGAGAGCCTGGGGCTGGTGTGGCTGGCCGTGGTGGCCCTGGGGGCCGTGTGCcttgtgctgctgctgctggttctGTCCCTGCGCCGGCGGCTGCGGGAGGAGCTGGAGAAGGGCGCCAAGGCAGCCGAGAGGACCCTGGTGTACCCTCTGGAGCTGCCCAAGGAGCCCACCAGTCCCCCCTTCCGGCCCGGCCCCGAGACGGACGAGAAACTCTGGGACCCCGTGGGCTACTACTACTCGGACGGCTCCCTCAAGATCGTTCCTGGACACGCCCGGTGCCAGCCCGGCGGCGGGCCCCCCTCGCCGCCTCCTGGCATCCCCGGCCAGCCCCTGCCTTCTCCAACTCGGCTCCACCTGGGGGGCGGGCGGAACTCCAATGCCAACGGATACGTGCGCTTACAGCTGGGAGGGGAGGACCGGGGCAGCCTCGGGCACCCGCTGCCCGAGCTCGCCGACGAGCTGAGACGCAAACTGCAGCAGCGCCAGCAGCTGCCGGACTCCAACCCCGAGGAGTCCTCGGTGTGA